Genomic segment of Synechococcales cyanobacterium T60_A2020_003:
GGAGATCTTCGAACATTCCGATGACTTGTCGCTGGAGGATATTCCCGATCTAATCGTGAAGCTAGAAGCCGAAATGAAGGACGCTGCTAAAAAACTGGAGTTTGAAGAGGCGGCCAAATTGCGCGATCGCATCAAACAGTTGCGCGATCGCCTCCTGGGCAAGCACTAAAAACCTGCCCAGGGCTAACCATAGCCATCTCATCAATCGGCTCTATACTTGGGCTAGTTCTCTTGGACTAGGAAGCGAGTCTGTGGGCTGAATGGGCGACAATCATCAACATGTACTGTGGGAAAACGTTTGGGCATGGTTCACGAATACCCGACTAATCCGGCTGATCCTGCTCTTTGCCCTGGGCTGGGTCCTGGTGCAAGTGCTGGAGTTTTTTCGGCCTGTCATTGTTATCTTTACCTTTGCCGCCATTTTGGCGTTTCTGCTAGGGTATCCGGTGCATTGGCTACAGCACTTCATTCCTCGCGGTATTGCGGTGCTTGGCGTGTTTGTTGTAACGCTTCTTCTCTTAAGTGGATTTGCCTTTACGATCGGAGTTACGGTATTAGCACAGGGGCAACAACTCCTCACTCAGGCTCCTGAATGGATTGATGCCTCCATTGCGCTGTTGACCCAGCTTCAGGATATGTTGACCAGCGTTAACCTAGAGGTCGATTTCACCCAGCTTGGTGAACAATTTCGCACCCAAGCCCTGTCAGGTGTTGGCGTTGGGTTGGGACTTTTGCAAGCCTTTTTCTTGCGCTTGGTGGATCTAATCCTGATTTCGGTGATTGCATTTTTTATGCTGCTCGATGGCGATCGCCTGTGGACTTACCTCATTCAATCAGTTCCATCGGACTATCGCGATCGCGTCTCCGACTCAATTCGGCAAAATCTTTTAGGGTTCTTCTGGGGACGCTTTTTGCTTTCCGTATTTTTCAGCGCTTCCTGCCTCGTCGCCTTTTGGTTTTTGAAAGCTCCCTACGCGTTACTGCTATCGGCGATCGCAGGTTTGTTGGATCTGATTCCTGGCATCGGCGCAACGTTGGGAGTTAGTCTGATTGCCCTCATTCTGTTGCCGAATGGGATTTGGCTCAGCGTTACGGTGATTGTCGTGTGTATTCTGCTGCAACAGGTGCAGGAAAACATTCTGCTTCCCCACATCATGCAAGGATCCATCAATATGAATCCTGTAGTGATGTTTTTTGCGTTGCTAGTCGGGTTTCAAATTGCTGGATTATTGGGACTATTTCTAGCCACCCCAATCGCAGGCGTACTCATCAGTTTGTTTAATATTGATGCAATGAAAGGAAACCAAAGGAGTTAACCCACCATGCAAACCTCATCTGGACTGCAACTCTTATCAATGGATCGAGTTCTCGTTCCTACTGATTTTTCAGACGAAGCCTCGAAAGCTCAGG
This window contains:
- a CDS encoding AI-2E family transporter; the encoded protein is MGDNHQHVLWENVWAWFTNTRLIRLILLFALGWVLVQVLEFFRPVIVIFTFAAILAFLLGYPVHWLQHFIPRGIAVLGVFVVTLLLLSGFAFTIGVTVLAQGQQLLTQAPEWIDASIALLTQLQDMLTSVNLEVDFTQLGEQFRTQALSGVGVGLGLLQAFFLRLVDLILISVIAFFMLLDGDRLWTYLIQSVPSDYRDRVSDSIRQNLLGFFWGRFLLSVFFSASCLVAFWFLKAPYALLLSAIAGLLDLIPGIGATLGVSLIALILLPNGIWLSVTVIVVCILLQQVQENILLPHIMQGSINMNPVVMFFALLVGFQIAGLLGLFLATPIAGVLISLFNIDAMKGNQRS